A part of Myxococcales bacterium genomic DNA contains:
- a CDS encoding patatin-like phospholipase family protein — translation MRAFFNIFFCCAIIFGSNSWAERPIRVLSLDGGGIRGILEVMSLTEIEDEIGKPINQIFDVMVGSSTGGLIALALSIGDEQGKAFYSARSLLEFYTKMGREVFHSTVSHKLSTGFGLWGPKYQSAVLKEHLERVLGDTMMSQALVPVIITGYHVDGETGVEFSSADAKEFPFDKDCLMREVAQATSAAPVYFDLANVEFSWGTLHGVADGGLYRNNPALIAYVNAHRMFPGRDIEVYSFGTGKIGAEELQRELNGRGLINWVGPILKHFQIGDIEADNTMLHKLINEDGKQNFFRVDIDVHRDFRAMDNVKRKNIEYLVRRGNELTKTPLFQNMLMHLKQSIDEPMK, via the coding sequence ATGCGGGCATTTTTTAATATATTTTTTTGCTGCGCGATTATTTTTGGAAGCAATTCTTGGGCAGAGCGACCAATTCGTGTTCTTAGTCTAGATGGTGGTGGAATCAGAGGCATTCTTGAAGTTATGTCTCTTACTGAAATTGAAGATGAAATAGGCAAACCAATAAACCAAATTTTTGACGTAATGGTGGGCTCATCCACAGGTGGACTGATTGCTTTGGCGCTCAGTATTGGTGATGAACAAGGAAAAGCTTTCTACAGTGCTCGATCATTGTTAGAATTTTACACAAAAATGGGGCGAGAAGTTTTTCACTCAACGGTGTCTCACAAATTATCGACAGGATTTGGATTGTGGGGACCAAAATATCAAAGCGCAGTTCTTAAAGAGCATCTTGAGAGAGTGTTGGGTGACACCATGATGAGTCAGGCGCTTGTCCCTGTTATAATTACCGGATATCACGTTGATGGTGAGACAGGGGTTGAGTTTAGTTCTGCGGATGCCAAAGAATTTCCTTTTGATAAAGATTGTCTTATGAGGGAAGTAGCACAGGCTACCAGTGCTGCTCCGGTTTATTTTGATTTGGCTAATGTAGAGTTTTCTTGGGGGACGCTTCATGGTGTTGCTGACGGTGGACTTTATCGAAATAATCCTGCTTTGATAGCCTATGTCAATGCTCACAGGATGTTTCCAGGCCGTGATATTGAAGTTTATTCTTTTGGAACCGGGAAAATTGGTGCAGAGGAATTGCAGCGAGAACTAAATGGCAGAGGTCTTATCAACTGGGTGGGGCCCATTTTAAAGCATTTTCAAATAGGCGATATCGAAGCTGATAATACTATGTTGCATAAGTTAATCAATGAAGATGGCAAACAGAATTTTTTTAGGGTTGATATAGATGTCCATCGAGATTTTCGTGCAATGGATAATGTTAAGCGAAAAAATATTGAATATCTTGTGAGGCGCGGCAACGAACTTACAAAAACACCTTTGTTCCAAAATATGCTCATGCATCTGAAGCAAAGTATAGATGAGCCTATGAAATGA
- a CDS encoding sigma-70 family RNA polymerase sigma factor, translating to MNLAENQRQLVEQYSEYVVRIAKQIKRTLSPNIETDDLIGYGMTGLIEAADRYNPSVGANFSTFSYYRIRGAIYDGLRVMGSLSRTEYRRQRFEEKASMYMESESLRTPSTAQSSPDDELNKMAQKVQRMVTIYVTSLSEKDIHGIADNDSEKADDRMQRLQLYEKMKAAIGKLSKSDQEIINAYYFEDKSLEEVGKGLGLSKSWTCRKHARALEKLSDVFFTLIKDPK from the coding sequence ATGAATTTAGCAGAAAATCAAAGACAGCTCGTTGAGCAATATTCTGAATATGTGGTTCGTATAGCAAAGCAAATCAAGCGAACGCTTTCTCCCAATATTGAAACCGATGATTTGATCGGTTATGGGATGACAGGCTTGATTGAAGCTGCAGATCGCTATAACCCATCCGTGGGCGCAAATTTTTCAACCTTTAGTTATTATCGCATCCGCGGGGCTATTTACGATGGTCTGAGGGTTATGGGTTCATTGAGCCGCACCGAATATAGACGTCAGCGTTTTGAGGAAAAAGCTTCCATGTATATGGAGTCTGAATCACTAAGAACGCCTTCTACGGCACAATCAAGCCCAGATGATGAGCTCAATAAGATGGCTCAGAAAGTTCAGCGAATGGTAACAATATATGTTACCTCCCTGAGTGAAAAAGATATTCATGGCATTGCTGATAATGACTCTGAAAAAGCCGATGATCGAATGCAGCGTCTTCAACTTTACGAAAAAATGAAGGCCGCAATCGGAAAATTATCTAAAAGCGATCAAGAAATTATCAACGCTTATTATTTTGAAGATAAAAGTTTAGAAGAGGTAGGTAAGGGATTGGGGCTGTCCAAATCTTGGACATGTAGAAAACATGCCCGCGCACTTGAAAAACTTAGTGATGTTTTCTTTACCCTGATCAAGGACCCAAAATAA
- a CDS encoding HlyC/CorC family transporter has translation MDSELSFFIFLVLCLVISAFFSALETALTTLSAVRTKRLIEERSYAARALSLWLKYPNNVLTSILIGNNIVNTLSASMATVIAQKLFANYAISLATFVITVLLLIFGEITPKTFSRHNAEKFAPIGMIILYPFYILTTPLTWALSIFAARLVKLVGAKTGQHEPLATEEDIAYMIRLGHEEGVLKRGEGQLLQSVIEFKETVAKEAMVTRTQIGSFEVGASYEEVMERVIAEGHTRWPVYEKNIDNIVGIFHVKDLLRCKNLDKETKTFSLRDFLRPAKFVPDMMKIGALLKEFQAGKAHLAIVVDEYGGTAGIISLEDVLEEIVGEIRDEYDDEEKEVTQIDAHNYLANGRANLFELGKMLGVSFPESDAFDSLGGFLISTYGRMPRVGAKIHFGEITFLIKAADEKKIIQVHILQGQNRPKLVSNSQSSSGDERAAA, from the coding sequence ATGGATTCAGAGTTATCTTTCTTTATCTTTTTGGTTCTTTGTTTAGTAATTTCGGCATTTTTTTCGGCTCTTGAGACAGCGCTTACGACGCTTTCTGCTGTTCGCACCAAACGGTTGATTGAAGAAAGGTCCTATGCTGCACGAGCCTTGAGCCTCTGGCTTAAATATCCCAATAATGTTTTGACATCGATTTTGATTGGGAACAATATTGTCAATACATTGTCCGCCTCAATGGCGACCGTGATAGCTCAAAAGCTTTTTGCAAACTACGCTATCAGTTTGGCAACCTTTGTAATTACTGTTTTACTTCTTATATTTGGTGAGATCACACCCAAGACGTTTTCTCGCCATAATGCCGAAAAATTTGCTCCGATAGGCATGATTATTCTCTATCCTTTTTATATTTTGACGACTCCACTAACGTGGGCGTTGAGTATTTTTGCTGCCCGACTGGTGAAACTAGTGGGTGCAAAAACCGGGCAGCATGAGCCTTTGGCAACCGAAGAAGATATAGCCTATATGATCCGTCTAGGTCATGAAGAAGGTGTATTAAAGCGCGGCGAAGGCCAACTTTTACAAAGTGTCATTGAATTTAAAGAGACGGTTGCAAAAGAGGCTATGGTTACTCGCACTCAAATAGGTTCTTTTGAAGTAGGTGCAAGCTACGAAGAAGTGATGGAGCGAGTGATTGCAGAAGGCCATACGCGCTGGCCTGTGTATGAAAAAAATATTGATAATATAGTTGGTATTTTTCACGTTAAAGATCTTTTACGATGTAAAAATCTGGATAAGGAAACTAAAACTTTCTCTTTGAGGGATTTCTTGCGCCCAGCCAAATTTGTGCCTGATATGATGAAAATCGGAGCGCTTCTAAAAGAATTTCAAGCAGGTAAAGCACATCTTGCCATTGTGGTTGATGAATATGGTGGAACTGCTGGAATTATTTCGTTGGAAGATGTCTTAGAAGAGATTGTTGGTGAGATTCGTGATGAGTACGATGATGAAGAAAAAGAAGTGACTCAGATAGATGCTCATAATTATTTGGCCAACGGCCGGGCTAATCTTTTTGAACTAGGCAAAATGCTTGGCGTTTCATTTCCCGAGTCTGATGCTTTTGATTCCTTGGGCGGATTTTTAATCTCTACCTATGGACGAATGCCTCGTGTCGGGGCCAAAATTCATTTTGGCGAGATAACATTTTTGATCAAGGCAGCGGATGAAAAGAAAATAATTCAGGTTCATATTTTGCAAGGACAAAACAGACCTAAATTAGTTAGCAATAGCCAAAGCTCATCGGGCGATGAAAGAGCAGCTGCCTAA
- a CDS encoding aldehyde dehydrogenase family protein gives MTTATFELMKTPAKEFALKEHGHFIGGEWCTSKEKTFEVYDPACARAFTKVSLAGKSEVDSAVLAARTAFESPEWAHMQSSSRAQIMWRIAELIEQHGDILAELESLDNGKPLSIARIADVNLAAAHFRYYAGWAGKFSGRVVDMSVPFQKKNLFHAYTEREAVGVVAQIIPWNFPLLMAAWKLAPALAAGCCVILKPAEQTPLSASYLATLLNQAGLPNGVVNIVNGDGTTGALLSAHNGVDKVAFTGSTEVGKLILQAAQSNLKKVSLELGGKSPNIIFDDCDLEQAIKGAAHGIFFNHGQCCCAGSRLFIHEKIYDRALEGISKIAQSIRLGPGMHKDTMMGPLVSKEQHERVTDYIKAGVAAGAQAVGGESNHDQGYFVAPTVLSKTHKDMSVVKEEIFGPVVCASPFGSEEEVIHEANDSIYGLAAGLWTKDISKAHQVSKKLRTGTVWVNCYNVFDANLPFGGYKQSGWGREMGAEALELYSETKSICIDLGKR, from the coding sequence ATGACAACAGCAACTTTTGAACTGATGAAAACCCCCGCAAAAGAATTTGCACTCAAGGAGCATGGCCATTTTATTGGCGGTGAATGGTGCACTTCCAAAGAAAAAACTTTTGAGGTTTATGATCCAGCCTGCGCTCGGGCCTTCACCAAAGTATCTTTGGCAGGAAAGAGCGAGGTGGACAGTGCCGTTTTAGCTGCGCGCACTGCATTTGAATCTCCTGAATGGGCCCATATGCAATCATCAAGCCGAGCTCAGATCATGTGGCGCATCGCAGAGCTTATAGAACAGCATGGAGATATACTCGCAGAACTTGAGTCTTTGGATAATGGAAAACCCTTAAGTATTGCCCGTATTGCCGATGTAAACTTAGCTGCTGCTCATTTCAGATATTATGCTGGCTGGGCAGGAAAATTCAGCGGACGTGTGGTTGATATGTCGGTGCCCTTTCAAAAAAAGAATCTCTTTCACGCCTATACAGAACGTGAAGCGGTAGGTGTCGTTGCTCAGATCATTCCATGGAATTTTCCTTTATTGATGGCGGCATGGAAACTTGCACCAGCTTTAGCTGCTGGGTGTTGCGTAATACTAAAACCCGCAGAACAAACTCCTTTGAGCGCAAGCTATCTCGCTACCTTGCTCAATCAAGCAGGCCTTCCCAATGGTGTTGTCAATATCGTTAACGGCGATGGAACAACCGGAGCACTGCTATCAGCACATAATGGCGTTGATAAAGTCGCTTTTACCGGATCCACTGAAGTAGGAAAATTAATCTTACAAGCAGCTCAATCAAACCTTAAAAAAGTATCGCTCGAGCTTGGCGGCAAATCACCCAATATTATCTTTGATGATTGCGATCTTGAACAAGCGATAAAAGGTGCTGCGCACGGTATTTTCTTCAATCATGGGCAATGCTGCTGTGCAGGATCACGTTTGTTTATACACGAAAAAATTTATGATCGTGCCCTTGAAGGCATTAGCAAAATAGCTCAAAGCATCAGGCTTGGCCCAGGTATGCACAAAGACACAATGATGGGTCCTTTGGTTTCAAAAGAACAACATGAACGGGTCACTGACTATATCAAAGCGGGCGTGGCAGCAGGGGCACAAGCAGTAGGCGGAGAAAGCAATCATGATCAAGGCTATTTTGTCGCTCCCACGGTTTTAAGTAAAACTCACAAAGACATGTCAGTAGTCAAGGAAGAAATTTTTGGCCCTGTTGTATGCGCTTCTCCATTTGGCTCAGAAGAAGAAGTTATCCATGAAGCCAACGATTCAATCTATGGGCTTGCTGCGGGCTTATGGACCAAAGATATTTCCAAGGCTCATCAAGTCAGCAAAAAATTGCGCACCGGAACAGTGTGGGTTAACTGCTACAATGTGTTTGATGCCAATTTACCCTTTGGCGGCTACAAACAATCGGGATGGGGAAGAGAAATGGGCGCTGAAGCGCTTGAACTTTATTCTGAAACCAAATCCATCTGCATTGATTTGGGTAAACGCTAA
- the aroF gene encoding 3-deoxy-7-phosphoheptulonate synthase, with protein MIIILKQHATKEDADTILEEIEKTGLKPLFLPGVERIVIGAIGDERLLNEKHFENFPQVEQVKPVLSPYKMVSREFSPASTIVKIGNVEIGGDNFVTIAGPCAIENTVQMNKVAQAVKSAGAKILRGGAFKPRTSPYSFQGLGVEGLKILASTAKEYQIPTVTEVIETADIDAVEEYADAFQVGARNMQNFSLLKELGQRKKPVILKRGLAAKVEDLLLAAEYILSKGNSQVILCERGIRTFETCTRNTLDLNAVPYLKATTHLPVIVDPSHGTGVRDLVAPMAYAAAACGADGVIIEVHHDPKIALSDGKQSLFPEQFSSMMQELRKFVQASGRTM; from the coding sequence ATGATCATCATATTGAAACAGCATGCCACCAAAGAAGATGCCGATACTATTTTAGAAGAGATTGAAAAAACAGGTCTTAAGCCTTTATTTTTGCCTGGGGTGGAAAGAATAGTGATTGGGGCTATTGGCGATGAACGTTTGCTCAATGAAAAACATTTTGAAAATTTTCCACAGGTAGAGCAAGTAAAACCCGTCTTATCACCTTATAAAATGGTGAGCCGCGAATTTTCCCCTGCATCAACCATAGTAAAAATTGGCAATGTGGAAATTGGGGGTGATAATTTCGTCACCATTGCTGGGCCCTGTGCCATAGAGAATACCGTGCAGATGAATAAAGTAGCGCAGGCGGTTAAATCTGCTGGTGCAAAAATATTGAGAGGGGGTGCCTTTAAACCACGTACCAGCCCATACAGCTTTCAGGGCTTGGGGGTCGAAGGTTTAAAAATTTTGGCGTCTACGGCTAAGGAATATCAAATACCAACTGTGACCGAAGTAATAGAAACAGCTGATATCGATGCTGTAGAAGAATATGCTGATGCCTTTCAGGTAGGCGCTCGAAATATGCAAAATTTTTCTTTGTTAAAGGAGTTGGGCCAGCGCAAAAAACCAGTCATACTCAAACGTGGTTTAGCTGCAAAAGTGGAAGATCTTTTGCTGGCTGCTGAATATATTCTCTCCAAGGGTAATTCCCAAGTGATTTTGTGTGAGCGAGGAATCCGTACATTTGAAACCTGCACACGCAATACGCTCGATTTAAATGCAGTTCCCTATTTAAAAGCTACAACACATTTGCCGGTGATCGTTGATCCTTCCCATGGTACTGGGGTCAGAGATTTGGTTGCCCCAATGGCCTATGCCGCAGCAGCATGTGGGGCTGATGGTGTGATTATTGAGGTGCATCATGATCCAAAAATTGCGCTTTCAGATGGAAAACAATCGCTCTTTCCTGAGCAATTTAGCAGTATGATGCAAGAGCTTAGAAAATTTGTACAAGCAAGCGGAAGGACTATGTAG
- a CDS encoding acyltransferase: MLSHKSNESSLPHLSQLDGLRGLAIFLVIVGHVELINGPFITPNYFDSASSFENAFWFCCKFGWIGVDLFFVLSGFLITCIVIRQVNSSQNYLIFFFRRFLRIYPLFAVSLGAYFFALHFIDIEKMVGSKYSCYVENQWLMWFQLTNFMRENGIYPQGELAHFWSLAIEEQFYFLMPFLFLCLRKIFKEKFSSIFVLGIILLIALIYTLKIFHIKAAVDYAENIYVSSIFRGEPILWGSILAFAYTYSKEKFQSYSPFIGTLLLLLGATLFVFSIFCAHKQISIRSFDMNFTGYRTHIQSFGFHGVSIFFSGLLMLALSMPKNKRFIKLLNSKLLRLLGKYSYSIYIFNTLIIAALTAGGFSWFFLRSAFSSYFLPCYFLLIIFLCLMIAAATWHTIEKFFFFIKGRKYLAYVDNQDN; encoded by the coding sequence ATGTTAAGCCATAAGAGCAATGAGAGCTCATTGCCTCATCTGTCCCAACTCGATGGTTTAAGAGGCCTGGCTATATTTTTGGTTATTGTTGGGCATGTGGAACTTATTAACGGACCTTTCATTACTCCAAATTATTTTGATTCAGCTTCGAGCTTTGAAAATGCTTTTTGGTTTTGCTGCAAGTTTGGTTGGATAGGTGTTGATTTATTTTTTGTTCTTTCCGGTTTTTTGATCACCTGCATTGTGATCAGGCAGGTAAACTCCTCACAAAATTATTTGATTTTCTTTTTTCGGCGCTTCCTGCGTATCTATCCGCTTTTTGCAGTGTCCTTAGGGGCGTATTTTTTTGCGCTTCATTTTATCGATATAGAAAAAATGGTTGGCTCTAAGTATAGCTGCTATGTCGAAAACCAGTGGTTGATGTGGTTTCAGCTAACTAATTTTATGAGAGAAAATGGTATATATCCTCAAGGAGAATTGGCGCATTTTTGGAGTCTTGCGATTGAGGAGCAGTTCTATTTTTTAATGCCATTTTTATTTTTGTGCCTAAGAAAAATTTTCAAAGAAAAATTTTCAAGCATTTTTGTGTTGGGAATAATTCTGCTTATTGCTTTAATTTACACGCTCAAAATCTTTCATATTAAAGCTGCAGTGGATTACGCTGAAAATATTTATGTTTCATCAATATTTCGGGGTGAGCCTATTTTGTGGGGAAGCATCTTGGCTTTTGCTTATACCTACAGCAAGGAAAAATTTCAAAGTTACTCTCCTTTCATTGGGACTTTATTGCTGTTGTTGGGGGCGACACTTTTTGTCTTTAGTATTTTTTGTGCGCATAAGCAGATATCTATTCGTTCATTCGATATGAATTTTACTGGATATCGCACGCACATACAGAGTTTTGGTTTTCATGGCGTCAGTATATTTTTTAGCGGGCTTTTAATGCTTGCCCTCTCCATGCCAAAGAACAAGAGATTCATAAAATTGTTAAATAGTAAGTTACTTAGGTTGCTTGGGAAATATTCATACAGCATCTATATTTTTAACACTTTAATTATTGCCGCATTAACAGCCGGAGGTTTTTCCTGGTTCTTTTTGCGCAGCGCCTTTTCATCATATTTTTTACCCTGTTATTTTTTGCTGATTATTTTTCTTTGCCTTATGATTGCAGCCGCCACCTGGCATACGATCGAAAAATTTTTCTTTTTTATAAAAGGGCGCAAATATTTGGCCTATGTTGATAATCAAGACAACTAA
- a CDS encoding anthranilate synthase component 1, whose amino-acid sequence MTSAETSKYARFIRSEIDGVFDPVELIQLHVEAEVILLESADVITKLGEKSILLLEPALRVEARNKKVFIEALEPEGEELLPLLKKSLGSWLIESSKKTLTLGFSPLFNEFDVLEKMRMPSKLEVLRAVLKAIDVNEKDRAALMLSGIFSYDFIDHFENLSPARNDHINFPDYLFYLPLSGVVIEHPLQRCSIFSWTFEDKNTQLRSQSRFKKLEHEVKNAVENHCAKKIFSSQIHCLDRNTFAVDVNDQEFGKMIEQCKEYIDKGDVYQIVPSRTFFRKVDNALLSYQALRYLNPSPHMFYLSSREWTLLGASPETFIKVDQGGRRLFIRPIAGTRRRGLDSNGIVDPELDMREQVSLCIDEKELSEHMMLVDLARNDIAGVSKPGTRRLRRLLAVDRFSHVMHLVSEVEGILKNDCDALLAYQMSMNMGTLMGAPKVRAAELLRQIENSKRGFYGGAIGYIDKNGDMDTAIIIRSALIKDEQAFVRAGCGVVYDSNIDFETQETLNKAEAVLKALELAQRS is encoded by the coding sequence GTGACAAGCGCAGAAACATCAAAGTATGCAAGGTTCATTAGAAGTGAAATTGATGGAGTTTTTGACCCTGTTGAGCTCATTCAATTACATGTTGAGGCTGAAGTGATTCTTTTGGAATCAGCTGATGTCATAACCAAACTTGGCGAAAAAAGTATTTTACTTTTAGAGCCAGCCTTGAGAGTCGAAGCTCGAAATAAAAAAGTTTTTATAGAGGCGCTCGAGCCTGAAGGCGAAGAGCTGTTGCCGTTGCTGAAAAAAAGTTTGGGTTCATGGCTTATAGAGTCGAGCAAAAAAACTCTGACTTTAGGTTTTTCGCCACTCTTTAATGAATTTGATGTCTTAGAAAAGATGCGCATGCCTTCGAAACTTGAAGTGCTGCGTGCAGTACTTAAAGCCATAGATGTCAATGAAAAAGATCGTGCTGCTTTGATGCTTTCTGGAATTTTTTCTTACGACTTTATCGATCACTTTGAAAATCTTTCACCAGCTCGAAATGATCACATAAATTTTCCTGACTATCTTTTTTATTTACCGCTTTCAGGAGTTGTGATCGAGCATCCATTGCAACGGTGTTCGATATTTTCTTGGACCTTTGAAGATAAAAATACTCAACTAAGATCCCAATCGCGTTTCAAAAAACTTGAACATGAAGTTAAAAATGCTGTTGAAAATCATTGTGCAAAAAAAATATTTTCTTCCCAAATCCATTGTCTTGATAGAAATACTTTTGCTGTAGATGTCAATGATCAAGAATTTGGAAAGATGATAGAGCAATGCAAAGAATATATCGATAAAGGTGATGTCTATCAGATTGTTCCTTCACGAACTTTTTTTAGAAAAGTAGATAACGCTTTGCTTTCCTATCAGGCACTACGTTATTTAAATCCTAGTCCGCACATGTTTTATCTTTCGAGTAGAGAATGGACTCTGCTCGGTGCATCTCCTGAAACATTCATCAAAGTAGATCAAGGAGGGCGACGTCTGTTTATTCGTCCTATTGCAGGAACTCGCAGACGAGGTTTGGATAGCAACGGCATTGTTGATCCTGAGCTTGATATGCGTGAGCAGGTTTCTCTTTGTATCGATGAAAAAGAACTTTCAGAACATATGATGCTGGTAGACTTGGCGCGCAATGATATCGCTGGTGTTTCCAAACCAGGCACTCGTCGTCTGAGGCGTTTGCTTGCTGTAGATCGTTTTTCTCATGTTATGCATTTGGTCTCTGAGGTAGAGGGTATTCTAAAAAATGATTGCGATGCTCTTTTGGCGTATCAAATGTCGATGAATATGGGGACGCTGATGGGTGCTCCTAAAGTTAGAGCAGCCGAGCTGTTGCGACAAATAGAAAATTCAAAACGTGGTTTTTATGGTGGCGCTATTGGATACATTGATAAAAATGGTGACATGGATACTGCCATAATTATTCGGTCTGCACTGATTAAAGATGAGCAGGCATTTGTACGAGCGGGGTGTGGTGTTGTCTATGACTCAAATATTGATTTTGAAACACAAGAGACGCTTAACAAAGCGGAAGCTGTATTAAAAGCATTGGAGTTAGCTCAAAGATCATGA
- a CDS encoding ribulose-phosphate 3-epimerase produces MTQVATSILSADFLILGQEIDAICSARTDFVHIDVMDGSFVPNITMGPLVVSAVKKITQKTLDVHLMIDNPQYHIDAFADAGADYITVHQENCTHLERTIKHIKSKNIKVGVALNPSTHESTLEYVIDQLDLVLIMSVNPGFAAQSFLPTVVPKITRVKKMLTQHNNDSCIISVDGGINEKTAPLCTKAGASLLVAGSYIFNSSDYAMAIDSLKQS; encoded by the coding sequence ATGACTCAAGTGGCAACATCAATTTTATCTGCTGATTTTTTAATTTTAGGACAAGAGATTGATGCCATTTGCAGTGCAAGAACAGATTTTGTTCACATAGATGTAATGGATGGCAGCTTTGTTCCCAATATCACTATGGGCCCCTTGGTTGTAAGTGCGGTAAAAAAAATTACTCAAAAAACTTTGGATGTTCATCTCATGATCGATAATCCTCAATACCATATTGATGCTTTTGCTGATGCAGGAGCAGATTATATCACTGTTCACCAGGAAAACTGCACCCACCTAGAAAGAACCATCAAGCATATTAAGTCAAAAAATATCAAAGTGGGTGTCGCTCTTAACCCAAGTACTCACGAAAGCACACTGGAATATGTCATTGATCAATTGGATCTTGTGCTTATTATGTCGGTCAATCCAGGTTTTGCGGCTCAAAGTTTTTTGCCAACTGTTGTTCCCAAAATAACTCGTGTAAAAAAAATGCTTACTCAGCACAACAATGACTCGTGCATAATTTCAGTTGACGGCGGTATCAATGAAAAGACCGCACCGCTCTGTACAAAGGCAGGTGCCTCACTGTTGGTAGCAGGATCCTATATTTTCAATTCTTCCGACTATGCCATGGCAATCGATTCGTTAAAACAATCCTAA
- a CDS encoding DUF2203 family protein: MILRTVTLQEANGLLPLVREHFLSIHILLSKIYDGPNHKIKTQHPIFDKKSDTLQLCDVSGHPQKKLSKKQKAQIHRRIEQEINAIFRLGAIVRSLFPPHIDFPSLENGHLVFLCWHGSDEQILHWHYPNENVGIRQSIMPDRLGPNMVH, translated from the coding sequence ATGATATTAAGAACTGTAACATTACAAGAAGCAAATGGTCTTTTACCTTTAGTTCGAGAGCATTTCCTAAGCATCCATATTTTGCTGAGCAAGATATATGATGGCCCAAATCATAAAATTAAAACCCAACACCCAATTTTTGATAAAAAATCCGACACCTTACAACTATGTGATGTCAGCGGACATCCTCAAAAAAAATTATCAAAAAAACAAAAAGCCCAAATTCATCGACGTATTGAACAAGAGATTAACGCTATTTTTCGGCTTGGCGCCATTGTTAGATCTCTCTTTCCACCACACATTGATTTTCCATCCTTAGAAAATGGACACCTAGTTTTTTTGTGCTGGCACGGTTCAGATGAGCAAATCCTGCACTGGCATTACCCAAACGAAAACGTTGGTATCCGCCAAAGCATCATGCCTGATAGACTAGGACCAAACATGGTACATTGA
- a CDS encoding alpha/beta fold hydrolase, whose amino-acid sequence MLSPLPLVTKSGYHLPGDGPQVLFFHGLTGSPYDLRPLAQSLNQRGFQVSVPLLKGHGTKISDLDSVTADDWLKQAQDCLSQLDQNRSIILGGLSMGALLALVLSKKSQKKIDSLLLLSCALRLELSAELTISLAHIGLLPKNSHFKKLSGGSDIADPEAKKKCPSYREMSLFGMMQLDDLRLQALNALPKILSPMFVAFGEQDSAIDTRGSWQLLLEKSNTSLFCKFYSRSKHIVSLDFDRDKLCDDVIRFLNQKIGNPS is encoded by the coding sequence ATGCTTTCACCACTTCCGCTCGTCACTAAATCTGGATACCACTTACCGGGAGATGGCCCTCAGGTTCTTTTTTTTCACGGATTGACAGGCTCGCCCTACGACTTGAGGCCTTTGGCTCAATCGCTCAATCAACGTGGGTTTCAGGTGAGCGTACCGCTTTTAAAAGGGCACGGCACAAAAATTTCAGACCTCGACTCAGTCACAGCCGATGATTGGCTAAAACAAGCCCAGGACTGTTTATCACAACTCGATCAAAATCGCAGTATCATCCTTGGTGGGCTATCTATGGGCGCTTTACTCGCATTGGTACTCAGCAAAAAATCACAAAAAAAAATTGACAGTTTGCTCTTGCTTTCCTGTGCACTGCGGCTCGAACTTTCAGCTGAGCTTACCATTTCGCTTGCACATATTGGACTGCTTCCAAAAAATAGTCACTTCAAAAAATTATCGGGAGGAAGCGACATAGCTGACCCTGAAGCTAAAAAAAAATGTCCTTCCTATAGAGAAATGTCGTTATTTGGCATGATGCAACTCGATGACTTAAGACTGCAAGCCCTCAATGCTCTTCCTAAAATTTTATCACCCATGTTCGTGGCTTTTGGAGAACAAGATAGCGCAATCGATACTCGTGGCTCATGGCAGTTATTGCTAGAAAAAAGTAACACCTCGCTTTTTTGTAAATTTTATTCTCGCTCAAAGCATATTGTCAGTTTGGATTTTGATCGGGATAAACTTTGTGATGATGTCATTCGTTTTCTTAACCAAAAAATAGGAAATCCATCATGA